A single window of Treponema denticola ATCC 35405 DNA harbors:
- a CDS encoding MATE family efflux transporter, which yields MYKKDLDLTEGVIWKTLIIFTLPILAGNFFQHLYTAADAVIVGKFTGKEGLAAIDSVLSLLKLPINLFSGLSAGATIIISQLFGAKKIKELFTAIHTSIGLTLIAGISLSIIGVLISPLLLFMMGVPQDIFEMTLSYVRIYFAGMGISLFYNIGSGILRAMGNSKTPFYALIVSSILNVILDLIFIGIFKWGIGGAALATVLSQLISAVIILFALTKKTGYCPLLLSKIKIDRLSSIKIARLGLPIGIQSAFFPIANMIIQATVNGTGTDNIAACALCGKLDFLIWILLEAMTTSVATFVAQNYGARKYDRITGVVRIGLIMSGIIIGSICVMLYFWNVPLGKLFINSKDYEVLIISEKLMHILAPFYTVFIFTEVFSAAIHATGETFKPMLITLLGVCASRIVWIFLFVPINPVIEMIVLAFPISWTLTSIIFTVYYFIYRKKLYQVR from the coding sequence ATGTACAAAAAAGACTTGGATCTTACCGAAGGCGTAATTTGGAAAACTTTGATAATATTTACTCTTCCCATTTTGGCAGGAAACTTTTTTCAGCATTTATATACGGCAGCCGATGCCGTCATTGTGGGGAAGTTTACAGGTAAGGAAGGTCTTGCGGCAATCGATTCCGTTTTAAGTTTATTAAAACTGCCGATAAATCTTTTCAGCGGACTTTCGGCGGGGGCTACGATTATTATTTCCCAATTATTCGGTGCAAAAAAAATCAAGGAACTCTTTACTGCAATCCACACTTCAATAGGCCTAACCCTTATTGCGGGCATAAGTCTTTCGATAATCGGAGTTCTTATTTCTCCACTGCTTCTTTTTATGATGGGCGTTCCTCAAGATATTTTTGAGATGACATTGAGCTATGTCAGAATTTATTTTGCGGGAATGGGAATCTCCCTTTTTTATAATATCGGTTCGGGAATTTTGCGTGCAATGGGAAATTCCAAAACGCCCTTCTATGCCCTGATAGTTTCTTCAATATTAAACGTAATCTTAGACCTAATCTTTATAGGAATCTTTAAGTGGGGAATCGGAGGAGCAGCCCTTGCGACCGTGCTTTCGCAGCTTATAAGTGCAGTAATAATTCTTTTTGCTCTCACCAAAAAAACGGGATACTGTCCATTGCTCCTTAGCAAGATAAAAATTGACAGGTTATCTTCTATCAAGATTGCAAGGCTCGGACTTCCTATCGGCATACAGTCAGCCTTCTTCCCCATAGCCAATATGATAATTCAGGCAACTGTAAACGGTACGGGAACGGACAACATTGCGGCGTGTGCGCTTTGCGGCAAGCTGGACTTTTTAATTTGGATATTACTCGAAGCCATGACCACATCGGTTGCAACCTTTGTTGCTCAAAATTACGGTGCAAGAAAATATGACCGCATTACCGGAGTTGTGCGGATAGGGCTTATTATGTCCGGCATTATAATAGGAAGCATTTGTGTAATGCTTTATTTTTGGAATGTCCCCTTGGGAAAACTTTTTATCAACTCAAAGGATTACGAGGTTCTTATAATAAGCGAAAAACTTATGCATATCCTTGCGCCCTTTTATACGGTCTTCATCTTTACCGAAGTTTTTTCGGCGGCCATCCATGCAACGGGAGAAACTTTTAAGCCCATGCTTATAACCCTCCTCGGAGTTTGTGCCTCCCGCATTGTCTGGATATTTTTATTTGTTCCGATAAACCCTGTAATCGAAATGATTGTTCTAGCCTTCCCTATTTCATGGACTTTGACAAGCATTATATTTACGGTCTATTATTTTATCTACAGAAAAAAATTATATCAAGTTCGATAA
- a CDS encoding ABC transporter ATP-binding protein, with protein sequence MEKEEKKEPIKYGILSNVWFMLKTSFRTYKSVPVLILLEALLYTGDNLISIFFAPAVLSLIQNNAPIKNLLITIFAFAFSLMLLRGLLSYLRTNHLFGRIGVRSELIFMIGSKAMNTSYNNLDNKDFEAKKNKAMGVTGGNSESTEAIWTTLQGLLQYLLCFIIYLVILASLNLNIILITFLTTCVSFFITNSVSSWMYKRRDEENKHVNHLRYITQTGKNKQLAKDIRLFGMEAWLKELYEKHLRLYSNFHLKGEKRYFFADLADLVLTFLRNGLIYYWLISLVLQKNISVPQFILYFAAAGTFTQWVSGILNRFSVLHKQSLDISRLREFFEFKEDYLFEKGEKIPLQKENLIELKDVSLLYSEGGTPVLDRFNLTLKPKEKLAIVGLNGAGKTSLVKLITGLYDPSQGEVLFNGKNIKEFNRSEYYKCFSAVFQEFSILPTSIAVNIAQSRENINKERIEDVLKLSGLYDKVKTLPQKEETRLCKDIFFDAVELSGGETQKLLLARALYNDRPFLILDEPTAALDPIAEHELYTKYNDLSKDKTSIFISHRLASTRFCDRIIFIKDGKIIEEGTHDSLLKKGGEYAHLFEVQSKYYKEEQDKELPEGLGEI encoded by the coding sequence ATGGAAAAAGAGGAAAAAAAAGAACCTATAAAATACGGCATTTTAAGCAATGTTTGGTTTATGCTTAAAACATCTTTTAGGACATATAAGTCGGTGCCTGTTTTGATTTTGCTGGAAGCCCTTTTATATACGGGAGATAATTTAATTTCGATATTTTTTGCGCCTGCCGTTTTGAGCCTTATTCAAAACAATGCTCCCATTAAAAATCTTTTAATAACTATTTTTGCCTTTGCTTTTTCTTTAATGCTTTTACGCGGACTCCTCTCTTATCTGCGAACGAACCATTTATTCGGGCGGATTGGAGTTAGGAGTGAGCTTATTTTTATGATAGGCAGTAAGGCGATGAATACTTCCTATAATAACTTGGATAATAAGGATTTTGAAGCAAAGAAAAATAAGGCGATGGGTGTTACCGGCGGTAACTCGGAATCAACCGAAGCTATTTGGACTACCTTACAGGGGCTTCTTCAATACCTTCTTTGCTTTATCATCTATCTTGTTATCCTTGCTTCCTTAAACCTTAATATAATTTTAATTACCTTTTTGACAACCTGCGTGAGTTTTTTTATCACCAACAGTGTAAGCTCTTGGATGTATAAAAGGCGTGATGAAGAAAATAAGCATGTAAATCATTTACGCTACATAACCCAAACCGGAAAAAATAAGCAGCTTGCAAAGGATATCCGCCTTTTCGGAATGGAGGCTTGGCTTAAAGAATTATATGAAAAGCATTTAAGGCTTTACAGCAATTTTCACCTCAAAGGAGAAAAGCGTTATTTTTTTGCCGACCTTGCAGACCTTGTTTTAACCTTTTTGCGGAACGGTCTTATTTATTATTGGCTGATAAGTCTTGTCTTACAAAAAAATATAAGCGTTCCCCAATTTATTCTTTATTTTGCCGCAGCGGGAACTTTTACCCAATGGGTAAGCGGTATTTTAAATCGGTTTTCTGTTTTGCATAAGCAAAGTCTGGATATTTCCCGCCTTAGAGAATTTTTTGAATTTAAAGAAGATTATCTATTTGAAAAAGGTGAAAAAATTCCTCTACAAAAAGAAAACCTCATCGAGCTAAAAGATGTAAGCCTTTTATATTCGGAAGGCGGAACTCCTGTTTTGGATAGATTCAATTTGACTTTGAAGCCTAAAGAAAAGCTTGCCATTGTCGGCTTAAACGGGGCAGGAAAAACAAGCCTTGTAAAATTGATTACCGGGCTTTACGATCCTAGCCAAGGAGAGGTTTTATTTAACGGAAAAAATATAAAAGAATTTAACCGAAGCGAATACTATAAGTGCTTTAGTGCGGTCTTTCAGGAGTTTTCGATTCTGCCTACCAGTATTGCTGTAAACATTGCACAAAGCCGAGAGAACATTAACAAGGAGAGGATTGAAGATGTGCTAAAGCTTTCGGGACTTTACGATAAGGTTAAAACTCTTCCCCAAAAAGAAGAAACCCGTCTTTGTAAGGACATCTTCTTTGATGCCGTAGAACTTTCAGGCGGCGAAACTCAAAAGCTCTTACTTGCAAGGGCTCTTTACAATGACAGGCCCTTTTTAATATTGGATGAACCGACGGCAGCCTTGGACCCTATCGCTGAACATGAGCTTTATACTAAGTATAACGATTTATCGAAGGACAAAACTTCTATCTTTATTTCGCACAGGCTTGCTTCCACCCGCTTTTGTGACAGGATTATTTTTATAAAGGACGGAAAAATAATCGAAGAAGGCACCCATGATTCTCTTTTAAAAAAGGGCGGGGAGTACGCTCATCTTTTTGAAGTACAAAGCAAGTATTATAAGGAAGAACAGGATAAAGAATTGCCTGAAGGTTTAGGGGAAATCTGA